The genomic interval ttctactaggggtgtagtggcctcctgggccctggccaggggtgcctctctaacagacatttgcagagcagtaggctgggcaacacccaacacctttgcaaggttctacaacctccgggtggaaccggttttgtcccaggtagtgacacgcaatacaagcggataagcccgggatagccggccgggtgtatcgcttgcacatagcgccttccacctcttttgagctgaagacgtgcaccgttaattctcagtagtgttcacaaactatgttccctggttgacttcctccgagccctgtggcagtcgagttttcggagagactcgctgccggcccagtacacgtgctaactaagagccctgttctggggtaggtgctccgaatgtggcagttccctgtaaggtaaaaccccatgcgatgtatatcttctgctaattcgttgttggcaaactgcgtcttcctagggcagagtccctctgccccagtctccatatttgtagtaactcctcccctgttgggtaggatctaccttgaagactttcCACATGGTCGGTtaaatttttccatttaaatatccccccctctctttgggcgaggtgtggtctccgcggtgtcctccccttgggagggacaccccccgactagacctggcggcccagtcggataatcccccttcttttttagggagttgaaaaaagaaggggaaaagaggccatgactgggttagcctgtctctatcttttgggtagtcgacttgtccacaaagggcagttcgacactcataactatgttgggggatgttacgtgtcgacctggtgtgctggctacgaggcacacagtggtctgcccttcacacaccgccagttcacgtaaaacagttcagccagttgtggcatttcgtatagggacccctagtgtcactacatcgacacaacgttgagtgagtgacagatagggaatgtcatggttacttgcataacctctgttccctgatggagggaacgagacgttgtgtccctcctgccacaatgctgaactacccactgaaatggctggaccttgtctcggctcctcagcataaaacctgaatgagtggttgcataccagctccttttatacccgtatgtccaggggagtggcatgcaaataccactcaccgattttcattggccttttatcaaagaccagaggtgtctcgggctcccaagagtgacccctagtgtcactacatcgacacaatgtctcgttccttccatcagggaacggaggttatgcaagtaaccatgacgtttttcttggttgttggcagataggatgttccaggcttcttggagaatttgccacagttcttctatctatttaggctctctcaattgcttctgtctctttatgtaatctcagactgacacgatgttcagtgggggactctgtaggggccatgacatctgttgcagggctccctgttcttctattctaatcttttctatttgcaaaagtaatgtttgggagtctaatatttatatttcctattgacacactaaagctgaagatataaataaccatcttaagacaaatgcttttgtgaaacatcttatagactattgcacagtactgtatatatatatatatatatatatatatatatatatatatatatatatatatacacacacacacacacatacaacactgtATATGGCTCTCAACCAGGGGATCAGGGTCCACAAGGAGGCCTTAGCAAATTTCCAAGTGGGCTGCATGGTGActcaaaattgtttaaaataagtgaaaattATCTAACTTAATTAAAGTGCTAAAAAATCAAGATAAATGcatgaaaatttacattttacagtttcTGAAATTTCTGGGATCacaaaattaattgtgattaattgtttGAATCTATCGACACGCCTAGTTTCTGGAGAGAGGGGACCTTCAAATATTTTCTTGCACATTGGGGGGCCCTGGGAGTCAAAaagagttgagaaccactgagatACATAATTTTTACCTCTATGACCTCAGCCATTGGTGTGATGGTGTTGGTTTTGCAGGAGCCAATGCGAAACTTGGCAGCCTTGTAGATCTTCCAGTAGACAAAGAGTACCACACAGAGGGGCAGGTAGAAGGCTCCAAAAGTGGAGAATACTGTGTAGGAGGGCTCCTGGCTTACTTGACAAGTCAGGCGCTCTTCTGAGTAGGTCTCACCCCAACCAAAGAGTGGCGAAAGTGAGATAACAGATGAGAGTAGCCACGTGAGGCCAATCATCACATTGGAGATCCTTTTGCGTGTCTTAAGTGTGTACTCCAGGTGTCGTGTGATGGACCAGTAACGATCTAGGGCAATGGCTGTCACGTTCCAGATACTGGCTGTGCAGCAGAGCACGTCGCAAGAGATCCAGACCTGACACAAGGCCCGACCCAGAATCCAGCAGCGACCATACAGCTCCCTAACCAAACTTAGAGGCATAACCAGTCCTGCAACCATCACGTCCGAGATGGCCATGGAGGCAACCAGATTGTGGGGAACGCGATGGAAGGTGCGCACCCTCAGAATGGTCACCAAAACCAGAAGGTTCCAAACAAAGGTGGCCACCACTAGCATGGCCAGCAAAGTAAGGGTGAGAACGCTGAAGACAGAAAATGGACGGTACAAATTACCCGATTCTGAGCCACCAGAGTAATTCGCTGAGAGAACTGTAACATTTGGTTGAGTCATGGTGCCATGCAATGTTATGCAAATAGATATCTGGCTCTCATTTGAGAACAAGGTGAAAATGATTTTCCCTTCTTATTTCAACAGGCATGGTTTTATTGTTGTGATTTTTCAAGGTCCTTAATCGAAATGCATTTGCAGGAGTTAGTTTTCTGAGCAACCTTCAATTTGTGAGCTTCTTGTCCTTTAGCTTACAGTTCTGTATCTTGAGCACACAAATGGTAGGCTTTTCAAAGTACTGCCATTTGGATGACAGGCAGCCATTACATTAGGCTTGGACATATTGCTACTTGCATGTTTATAGCTTTCGGCAGTTGAGAAGTTCTTCTGAGGACACACATGTAAAGGTGTGAGAAGCCATCCTCCATCCTATAACACAAAAAAGGCATTCATTAATTTGATTGTTCATACCTTAAAATCCTCTAAGTTAGACTGGCTGAAATAGAAAACTCCTAAGCCTCAGGGCATGGAGTCAGGTTGATTCACGTTTAGTCAGTCAAGTGCTCTGTCCAATAACTTGGACAACAATTTTGGAGAGCACAGGATTCTTGCATTAACACGAATTTTTTGATTGTTCAAAGCTAATTTTTGCAGTATTTTGCCTTTCTATTAAATTggcttatttattatttattgcttTGTAATCGAGTCCATGGAGTCCTCGAGGCTTCAGATCCTCCATTGGTTAAATGTAATTATAAGTGCTTGTGAAACTGAATTGGTTCAATTATATGAAGCAATTGAATTTGAATATATATCTACATATTGACCTTTCTGCATAAATGTCAACTGCTAAGAGATCCATCCCCATGAAGAAGCATCTTTATCCCAAAAGTACAGCCATCTCTGTAGAAAACTGGCAGTACCTTTGCCAGAGGCTGTGAAGAAGTATTTTAGAGCCAAAATGCTTTGCTTTTCATGATTTCCTGTTTTATGCATATGAAAATTGAACCTCTGTTGGCTTCAAAACCCTATTAGGAGCACAAAGATCAGCATGCTAGTCAAGAGAGCTCAGTTGTAAAATCATGAAGACATCAAATACCTGTCAGCAACACAACAGCCCAGGGAATGTTACGTGCTGTCACATCAGTGATGAAACAATTAGACTTTTTTACCCTGTTGATTGCAAAGTGTGGTTTGTCCTCTGCTTGAAACAAATTTGACTAAACTGACTAAAATCACACTTTTATGCTATGTGCTGaggagaaacaaaaaaaaaaacaaaaaaaaataaacaaaaaaaatgaataaatgggaTTGGTTGACAGTAGTGACAAAAGGGCACTGAGGTGTCAACAGACATTTCGTGTTGATTAATGCACCTCTGATTGCCAATAGCATATCTCATTACCCTGCATGCTCATCAGGAAGTCTGCAGTCTGTCCTGTCTGAAGATAGGAAACATGCAGTGTCCACACTCAGTAGGTTCATTACCACACACAAGCACAGAGGAACACTGATTTCAGattctctctcattttctcagaACAATGATGAGCTCTATTTACTCTGTTGGTATGACAGAGTCACAATTTCATATGCCGTGGCTAAGGATAAAATTAGATTTATGGAAAATCTAAGATCTACATCAAAAAATTCTGTCTTAGTGGCTTGCTGAAATTGCCCACTTTTGAGTTACTTTGGATAATATTCATCCTTCATTTTCTTCTCTTtcatctttcttctctctctgcaTCTCTTCACCTCATCTTTATATATTTCCCTTCTCTTGTCTCCCTCCACTCCCATCTCTTTTATTATCTTGTGCCCAGAGCCATGAAACTGGACACACATGCACCTAAACACATACTCAGTAGCAAAAAAGCCCCCTCAGCAGATTGTCTTGGTAGTGTACAACTAAACATTCCTGACAGTTACCCTGCTCAGAGATGAAGACACCTGTCACTTACTGCCATTCATAGAAGAGTGAACTTATttctggattattattatttatttatttttttactgtaaaggcTTCAGTAGATATTGCACAAGTGTTTGTGAGCGTGTGATGCTTCTGGGACTCCTTGATGGAGTGTTCACTGCTATTATTTAGCTCAATACTTAACTATGTCCCTGGGGTAATAAACTCAAGCAATTAACCTGCATAAACTTTTCCTAAGTGCTGAAATGCTTTAATCTTTAGCTTGTCAACCTGATTAGAAAGTCCAAGGAGCAGGTTCCCATCGGGTGGAAATAGCCAAATAGATTAGGTTTAACCTACAGTAACACAAAGGTTACAGGTTCATTTCCAAGTAAAATGACCCAGGAACTGGACAGTTACTGAgatcaaaattctgtcattatcagGGTCTTGAGCATAGCACATAATCACAGATTACTGCAGAGGGTTGTCTCTACAATCAGTGGAGTATATGCTTTAACTGAGAAGATGTGGAGAAATGGCAAATATCACACAGGTCTTTCTGTTAATATGGTCACACATGGTCAGCCAACATGTGCAATTGTGaccttaaaggcacagttcacccacaaatgaaaatgctcttataacttactcaccctaatgccatccctgatgtgtatgactttctttcttctgcaaaatacaactatgaatctccaaaaagcacataaaggcagcataaatgcagcagttattgagtcattgagtctgtcctctgcacttcaataactgtctggtttggttcagctacgaaatcagacatcagaagactacaaaggacagttcggactgctgagaggattactggttgccccctgccccctcttcaagaactatacacttccagagagaggaaaaaggctggaaaaatcactctggaccccactcaccctacccactaccttttcgaactgttgctttctggccggcgctacagagctctgagcaccagaaccgtcaggcacaggaacagttttttccctcaggctatccatctcatgaacagttaaaactgcccctttgagcaataattaatgtgcaatacacagcttagtctttttatattatccaacacatcctacctcttctgccattacattcccttgcactgtacataaccgatttgtatttagatttgcactacgtatgtgtatgtgtgtgtgtatgtacaggtgcatctcaataaattagaattttgtggaaaagttcatttatttcagtaattcaactcaaattgtgaaactcgtgtattaaataaattcaatgcacacagactgaagtagtttaagtctttggttcttttaattgtgatgattttggctcacatttaacaaaaacccaccaattcactatctcaaaaaattagaatatggtgacatgccaatcagctaatcaactcaaaacacctgcaaaggtttcctgagccttcaacacaatcatggggaagactgctgatctgacagttgtccagaagacaatcactgacacccttcacaaggagggtaagccacaaacattcatcgccaaagaagctggctgttcacagagtgctgtatccaagcatgttaacagaaagttgagtggaaggaaaaagtgtggaagaaaagatgcacaaccaaccgagagaaccgcagccttatgaggattgtcaagcaaaatcgattcaagaatttgggtgaacttcacaaggaatggactgaggctggggtcaaggcatcaagaaccaccacacacagacgtgtcaaggaatttggctacagttgtcgtattcctcttgttaagccactcctgaaccacagacaacgtcagaggcgtcttacccgggctaaggagaagaagaactggactgttgcccagtggtccaaagtcctcttttcagatgagaggaagttttgtatttcatttggaaaccaaggtcctagagtctggaggaagggtggagaagctcatagcccaagttgcttgaagtccagtgttaagtttccacagtctgtgatgatttggggtgcaatgtcatctgctggtgttggtccattgtgttttttgaaaaccaaagtcactgcacccatttaccaagaacttttggagcacttcatgcttccttctgctgaccagctttttaaagatgctgatttcattttccagcaggatttggcacctgcccacactgccaaaagcaccaaaagttggttaaatgaccatggtgttggtgtgcttgactggccagcaaactcaccagacctgaaccccatagagaatctatggggtattgtcaagaggaaaatgagaaacaagagaccaaaaaatgcagatgagctgaaggccactgtcaaagaaacctgggcttccataccacctcagcagtgccacaaactgatcacctccatgccacgccgaattgaggcagtaattaaagcaaagggagcccctaccaagtattgagtacatatacagtaaatgaacatactttccagaaggccaacaattcactaaaaatgttttttttattggtcttatgatgtattctaattttttgagatagtgaattggtgggtttttgttaaatgtgagccaaaatcatcacaattaaaagaaccaaagacttaaactacttcagtctgtgtgcattgaatttatttaatacacgagtttcacaatttgatttgaatttctgaaataaatgaacttttccacgacattctaatttattgagatgcacctgtatgtatgtatgtatgtatgtatatgtatgtatatgtgtgtgtatgtgtgtgtatgtatgtgtgtgtatatgtatgtatatgtatgtatatatgtatatacatatatatattgtctattgtgtattctatatatactttttcttttcaatatttatctattttttattcaattttaattattttttaaaagtcttgttgctgtttttgtattgttgtgcactggaagctcctgtcaccaagacaaattccttgtata from Myxocyprinus asiaticus isolate MX2 ecotype Aquarium Trade chromosome 1, UBuf_Myxa_2, whole genome shotgun sequence carries:
- the LOC127444425 gene encoding 5-hydroxytryptamine receptor 5A-like, producing the protein MTQPNVTVLSANYSGGSESGNLYRPFSVFSVLTLTLLAMLVVATFVWNLLVLVTILRVRTFHRVPHNLVASMAISDVMVAGLVMPLSLVRELYGRCWILGRALCQVWISCDVLCCTASIWNVTAIALDRYWSITRHLEYTLKTRKRISNVMIGLTWLLSSVISLSPLFGWGETYSEERLTCQVSQEPSYTVFSTFGAFYLPLCVVLFVYWKIYKAAKFRIGSCKTNTITPMAEVIEVKEAERQPQMAFTVRHATVSFQTDGETWREQKERRAALMVGILIGVFVLCWIPFFLAELIIPLCSCDIPPVWKSVFLWLGYSNSFFNPLIYTAFNKNYNNAFRNLFSRQR